In a genomic window of Alphaproteobacteria bacterium SS10:
- a CDS encoding gamma-glutamyl-gamma-aminobutyrate hydrolase family protein produces the protein MAVKQTPSEQGQVRPIIGITTCYEPAKDPDKNMPAWFTKDPYVEAVIKAVGGVPVLLPSAATAEASTIAALIDGWLGALDGILVTGSPSNVEPARYNGPPSAKGTEHDPARDAYTLPLIRAAIDRGVPLLAICRGHQELNVALGGSLHQLLHEVPGRFDHRDDESKPLPERFGPAHMVKHRPDGFFQIAMDCDESLVNSLHTQGIDRLATGLLEESVAPDGTIEAVSVKGAKNFAVGVQWHPEWHYETSETSMALFRAFQQSSIARHYERTGLAPVAASA, from the coding sequence ATGGCCGTTAAGCAGACACCATCAGAACAGGGTCAAGTCAGGCCAATCATTGGTATTACGACCTGTTACGAGCCAGCTAAAGATCCGGACAAGAACATGCCGGCCTGGTTCACCAAGGACCCGTATGTTGAGGCGGTGATTAAGGCGGTCGGCGGTGTGCCTGTTCTACTGCCAAGTGCCGCAACGGCGGAGGCGAGCACCATCGCCGCCCTCATTGATGGTTGGCTAGGCGCCCTGGATGGCATTCTGGTCACCGGCAGCCCATCGAATGTTGAGCCCGCCCGCTATAACGGCCCGCCCAGTGCTAAAGGCACCGAGCATGACCCGGCCCGCGATGCCTACACGCTGCCACTGATCCGTGCCGCGATTGATCGGGGCGTGCCCTTGCTGGCGATTTGCCGTGGGCATCAGGAACTGAATGTTGCCCTAGGTGGCAGCCTGCATCAGTTGCTGCATGAGGTGCCGGGCCGATTTGACCATCGTGATGACGAGAGCAAACCTTTGCCCGAGCGCTTTGGTCCCGCCCATATGGTGAAACATCGCCCCGATGGGTTCTTCCAAATCGCCATGGATTGCGACGAATCCCTGGTCAATTCACTCCATACTCAAGGCATTGATCGGCTAGCCACCGGCCTACTGGAAGAGAGCGTGGCCCCCGATGGCACCATTGAGGCTGTCTCGGTTAAGGGCGCGAAAAACTTCGCGGTTGGCGTGCAATGGCATCCAGAATGGCATTACGAAACCAGCGAGACCTCAATGGCGCTGTTCCGCGCCTTCCAACAATCCAGCATCGCCCGACATTATGAACGAACTGGCCTTGCACCGGTTGCGGCCAGTGCCTAG
- a CDS encoding sterol desaturase family protein: MDQSTLFLIIKVAAVFGWLGLLFTLERWRPKALDELRQPAPPNEGRFGWRRLLRNGTLWAGNLLLSPMVVLPVTALAASLSPVVRPEFLQGWTGLVLDILILDMAIYWWHRFNHEVPFLWRFHEIHHLDERLDTTSAVRFHFGEVVLSAFARAVPVLALGIPLTSVVVFELLVLISAIFQHSNIKLPLKLERALSRVLITPSIHWVHHHAKRADTDSNYGTILSIWDPIFGTRSATERQVDMRIGVEGLGDRPLKELLLRPFSRQHPPSLNPAKAGAGEKE; encoded by the coding sequence ATGGATCAGAGCACCCTCTTCCTCATCATAAAAGTTGCCGCCGTGTTCGGCTGGCTTGGCCTGCTGTTCACGCTTGAGCGGTGGCGACCGAAGGCGTTGGATGAGTTGCGGCAGCCAGCACCGCCGAATGAGGGGCGGTTTGGTTGGCGTCGCCTATTGCGCAATGGCACGCTATGGGCTGGCAACTTGTTGCTATCGCCAATGGTGGTGCTGCCGGTAACCGCCCTTGCCGCCAGTCTGTCTCCGGTCGTCCGGCCTGAGTTCTTGCAAGGTTGGACTGGCCTGGTCCTCGATATCCTAATCTTGGATATGGCGATCTATTGGTGGCATCGCTTCAACCATGAGGTGCCGTTCCTCTGGCGGTTTCATGAGATCCACCATCTGGATGAACGCCTGGATACCACCAGTGCTGTTCGGTTCCATTTTGGTGAGGTGGTGCTGTCAGCCTTCGCCCGTGCGGTGCCGGTTTTAGCGCTTGGCATCCCGCTCACCAGCGTTGTGGTGTTCGAGTTGCTGGTCCTGATCTCCGCGATCTTTCAGCATTCCAACATCAAACTGCCGCTAAAGCTTGAACGTGCCCTGTCGCGGGTCTTGATAACCCCATCGATCCACTGGGTGCATCACCATGCTAAGCGCGCGGATACCGACAGCAATTACGGCACGATCCTATCGATCTGGGATCCAATTTTCGGGACCAGAAGCGCGACGGAGCGTCAGGTGGATATGCGCATCGGTGTTGAGGGGCTGGGCGATCGGCCGTTGAAGGAGCTCTTGCTGCGCCCGTTTAGCCGACAGCATCCGCCGTCACTCAACCCCGCCAAAGCCGGGGCGGGAGAAAAAGAATAG
- a CDS encoding fumarylacetoacetate hydrolase family protein produces MTNQFVFDPPATVAVPVAGSAAQFPIRRIFCVGRNYSDHVREMGGDPSDTPPVFFTKPADAVVRVDDKGTTGVAYPPGTDSLHHEVELVVALKSGGSHIPEADALSHVYGYAVGVDMTRRDIQKRAAEAGQPWDMAKGFDQSAPLGPIQPMPGQDMPKGGITLSVDGELRQSSDLDHMIWKLPPIISRLSALIHLEPGDLIYTGTPDGVGPVTRGQTVKAAIDGLPPISFDIT; encoded by the coding sequence ATGACCAACCAATTCGTTTTTGACCCACCGGCCACCGTCGCGGTGCCCGTGGCCGGATCGGCGGCCCAATTCCCAATCCGCCGCATCTTCTGTGTTGGCCGCAACTATTCCGACCATGTGCGGGAAATGGGCGGCGACCCAAGCGATACGCCGCCGGTCTTCTTCACCAAGCCAGCCGATGCGGTAGTCCGGGTCGATGATAAGGGCACCACTGGCGTCGCCTATCCCCCCGGCACTGACAGCCTGCACCATGAGGTTGAGTTGGTCGTGGCCCTCAAATCTGGTGGTAGCCACATCCCAGAAGCGGACGCGCTAAGCCATGTTTATGGCTACGCGGTTGGTGTCGACATGACCCGTCGTGACATCCAAAAGCGCGCCGCCGAGGCTGGCCAGCCCTGGGATATGGCAAAGGGGTTTGACCAATCCGCCCCGCTGGGCCCAATCCAACCGATGCCCGGGCAAGACATGCCAAAAGGCGGGATCACCCTTTCCGTGGATGGTGAGTTGCGCCAAAGCTCAGATCTCGATCACATGATCTGGAAGCTGCCGCCGATCATCAGCCGCCTGTCTGCCCTCATCCATCTTGAGCCTGGCGACCTGATTTACACCGGTACGCCGGATGGCGTCGGCCCGGTCACCAGAGGGCAGACGGTCAAGGCCGCGATTGACGGCCTGCCACCGATCAGCTTCGACATCACTTAA